Genomic segment of Coffea arabica cultivar ET-39 chromosome 1e, Coffea Arabica ET-39 HiFi, whole genome shotgun sequence:
taaaccctaaaccctaaaccctaaaccctaaaccctaaaccctaaaccctaaaccctaaaccctaaaccctaaaccctaaaccctaaaccctaaaccctaaaccctaaaccctaaaccctaaaccctaaaccctaaaccctaaaccctaaaccctaaaccctaaaccctaaaccctaaaccctaaaccctaaaccctaaaccctaaaccctaaaccctaaaccctaaaccctaaaccctaaaccctaaaccctaaaccctaaaccctaaaccctaaaccctaaaccctaaaccctaaaccctaaaccctaaaccctaaaccctaaaccctaaaccctaaaccctaaaccctactaaccctaaaccctaaaccctaaaccctaaaccctaaaccctaaaccctaaaccccaaaccccaaaccccaaaccctaaaccctaaaccccaaaccccaaaccccaaaccccaaaccctaaaccccaaaccccaaaccccaaaccccaaaccctaaatttatagaaaattttattttgaccctattatttttataaaattatattataACCTTAATATTTTAGACAAATTACAAATTGAACCctatatttttgttaaattaatggCTTACCCCTATtcttttataaaattataaattgACCCCtataattttgtttaattacaaATTGCCttaatatttttcaaatttataaatTAACCTTTAAATTTTAGTAAATTTATACATTAACCCATATTTTTTTACTAACTCCATaatttcaataattttgaattttttacatCCTTTTTCTTTGGATAAAATGCATTAAACCCCCCTATTGTTTGCCTTTTGTACACAAAACCCCCCTCATTGTTTAAAAACACACATATAAACTCCGTGTGCTTTGGACTTCTTTGGAAAAATGGatagaaatcatccaaattgacGAAAAGACGTAAAATTCCAATACTAACCCCATTTTCAAAATGTACCAGTAGTTCATTTAGGATTTAGCTGTTATTTTACTAACTTTCTTAATTCGTTTATGAACAAAAATAACTTTAAATCCAACTCAAAAATACCACAACGTAAGCCACCAGTAGGCAAATAAAGGGAAGAAGGAAAGGAACAACAAAGGGCTTGCTATTCACCAGATGAGAAGCGGCAGAACTAAATTTCTGCCACTGCTGCTCCTGCCTTGATTAGTGCTAGTCTAGCCGCTTCTATCTATCAAAAGGGCATGACTTGCTTGGCAATTTACTCTCAGGCAGGAAATGAAGACATCGGTGTAAGTAAAGCAAACAAAGAAATCAATTTTTCTTGCATCTTTGGAAAATTATACAGTTCGAAAACAAAATTTAGTCTGCTTATATTACATAGAGACTAAAAACAGATGataaatttttgtataaaaaaatccaaaaatatgaATGAGGAAATACTTATGGATTTATATAACTTATTTAATTCATAATTCCTACATTAATAATGTACCATTcatcttttattcttttaacaAGAACAAATTCAACAACTGATGGTTAGGTTATTCTTGTGTGTGCACTtggcccttttttctttttttcatggTACACAGGGGAGGCTAGAGCCTCTTAGCAAGATATCAAACGAGGGGTAGAGAACCCTAGTACATCAACTCCTAAGATTTCTCTAAGAGATCAGGTGGTTGACTTGGCCTTTTCATAGAAAGAGGCAGTATGACGATTTTTCTACGAACAATGCAGAGATGATGAGGGGTTTTAAACATAGTAGTCTATATGTGATTCTCATAGTTCCATGGAGTgatgtatttattttatgttttatgtTATTATGTATAATCTCTGAGGTCAAGTTGGCTGCACTAGTACTAGTAGTTGGTTGATGTAGTTGACCATATAACTTCGACCCTGGAGCTCAAATTCTGATTGTTGGATATTGTTCAGCCTTGGTTTGCAGTATGTTGTTCAGTTGTTATGCTTGGTGCCGTTCTACTGTGATAATTTGAATTAGTTTGTAGGATTGACCAATTTGTGTGAAACTATGGAGCTGTGGCCGGGTACCTTGTAGGTAGCTTTTGGTGTTGTACTTTTCCAAATTTATCGAAGGCATGTAAAAGCCACAAGGAGCCTAATAATGGAGAATTCGATATTAATCTTATTAGAGGTTGCTATCAATGACCATACCGATCAACTTAGTTGCATCCAGCTGACCACAGGACACGCCCAGCAGAGCCGAGGTGTAGTAATTCTTTCCAATAACCTAGCAAAACCCTCCTTCCTTACCTAGTGAGCACACACTGCAAAACAAATGTGTGCTCAGCATTTAAGTTCGTCAAAGCTAAGCTAAGATGTGGCAGGAAATTTTATGGGGGGATAACTTGCACAATTTCTAAACCTTGGTTCTATAATTCCATGTAATGAATAAGATGTATGATCCATAAGTGTTTTAGTTACCTCCGATTCCTAATAATGCAATTGGGTCTGTCCTCTTTTCCATAGTGTAGTATTGcaaatgtgagaattgcgttgGTAGGTAATCTATAAATACGATTGATAGTTTTATGGTATATCTTGACTTGTGATAATAAacggagttgaaggctttcaaattttttagtataaataaaatggtagcaaaaaaaaaagtgtacatATTCTATGATAACATTTGTTGTGAAAAGTATCTAAATGGAAGATAAATTCGGGAAAAAGAGCCTGCATATGATCACATTGGTTAATAGTTGCCGTGAAAATGATCTAAATGGAAggcaaaagatgaaaaaaagCAACATAGGAAACAGATCAcaaatgaaaaagggaaaaatttatTCGAGGCCAATGTTAATACATGCATTTAACTGCCGATCTCTCCTGTTCCAACCCCACTATTACAAATCCTGTGGTCCTCTTGAACGCTCTCCCTATTCAAATCAATGAATGCCTATTTCTATTCATAACGAGATTAAGCTGTGTATGGAGCGGGCAATGGCAACTTCTCCACAATTCCACCGCACAACGGCTGGTTGTCAGGAAGGTTGTATTCATCTCTCAAGGAGCGTGCAGGGGATAAGACACTGAAATAGAGTTGCTGGCCTAGGTAAGCTCTATGCTGCATTTCTGACCTCAAGTTCCACATTCCAGCATTATCAAGAGTTGTCATGATGGCTGCCCAGGACCCTGGGTAAACTTGAACGTTGTGCCTGCTTATGGCATCAAGGAGGTTGTAGTTTTTCCTCTTCTCCGGGGTCCATGTTCCCGGTTCAACTGCCACTGCAAAGAAGGAGTAGCCATCAAGATTGTATGTCTGGATGGTCTTCTCGTGGTTCTCAAAGATGATCTCCACGAAGTTGCGGAAAGTAGCGTTCACCACACTTGGGGCGATGGTCGGCGCTGGGGTGTTGACTGCCGATCCGTCATCCTTGACAAGGTTATATTGGAACAGCTTGTCAGCGACACCAAAATACTCTGCATGCTTCAATGGAGTTGGGGTGTCTATGTGGGAGACACCGTTGATTGCATAACGAAGCTTTCCCCCAACACGAGACTCAGAGTTGACGAGCTTAATGGTGCGAGTGATGTTGATTTGGCCATAATGGTAGGAGCCTTGAGGATTGGGACGAGCAGCACTGGCAGTGAGATTCCATCGGAATGAGCGGAACTGATTCATGGACCATGCAATGCCTGCTGAGCCTACCGGTGGGGAAGGTGGGAGCTCAGGAGAGGCAGGGCCTTTCCCGTTGGTGTAACGGATGATGCCTACCGAGGAGAGTGGCACCTTGATGAACCTGCTGGAAGCTACAAAATAGTAGTCCTTGGGCTCTTTGTCGGCGGTGACCAAGACAGAAAGGCACTGGCCAACGTGAACGTCAAGGGAATCGAAATCATACTGGACGGTGTGAGAACCCTCTATCTCTACGAGTTTCAAGGGGTGGCCTTGGATCCTGAAGTT
This window contains:
- the LOC140007091 gene encoding L-ascorbate oxidase homolog, whose product is MERVTLVALLLCLSAGALLVQAEDPYLFFDWKVTYGTIAPLGVPQQGILINGQFPGPRINCTSNNNIVVNVFNQLDEPLLLTWAGVQQRKNSWQDGTLGTMCPILPGQNYTYHFQVKDQIGSYFYYPTVGLQKAAGGMGPLNVHSRDLIPVPFDRPADEYNVLVGDWYTKGHKALKNMLDSGRSLGRPDGIQINGKSAKVGDNVEPLFTMEPGKTYRYRVCNVGLKTSINFRIQGHPLKLVEIEGSHTVQYDFDSLDVHVGQCLSVLVTADKEPKDYYFVASSRFIKVPLSSVGIIRYTNGKGPASPELPPSPPVGSAGIAWSMNQFRSFRWNLTASAARPNPQGSYHYGQINITRTIKLVNSESRVGGKLRYAINGVSHIDTPTPLKHAEYFGVADKLFQYNLVKDDGSAVNTPAPTIAPSVVNATFRNFVEIIFENHEKTIQTYNLDGYSFFAVAVEPGTWTPEKRKNYNLLDAISRHNVQVYPGSWAAIMTTLDNAGMWNLRSEMQHRAYLGQQLYFSVLSPARSLRDEYNLPDNQPLCGGIVEKLPLPAPYTA